In the genome of Raphanus sativus cultivar WK10039 chromosome 4, ASM80110v3, whole genome shotgun sequence, one region contains:
- the LOC108851334 gene encoding UDP-N-acetylglucosamine transporter UGNT1: MRNPVLPVSDPPLAGENDTDDRLFKGSAMTKRGAYAALSYMSCAVMLVLFNKAALSSYDFPCVNIITLFQMVSSTLFLYTLRRKKIISFTAGDSDNNVSAFVPLKTLFHTLPLSVAYLLYMLVTMASVRGVNVPMYTTLRRTTVAFTMVIEYMLTGQRYTRSIIGSVGVILFGAFFAGARDLSFDFYGYGVVFLANITTAVYLATISRTGKSSGLNSFGLMWCNGIICGPILMIWTYVCGDLERTINFPHLFSPGFMVVLLSSCVLAFFLNYCIFLNTTLNSAVTQTICGNMKDVFTVGLGWMFFGGLPFDLMNVIGQLFGFFGSGLYAYYKIIGR, translated from the exons ATGAGGAATCCTGTTCTTCCGGTCTCCGATCCTCCTCTCGCCGGAGAGAATGACACCGACGATCGCCTTTTCAAAGGATCCGCCATGACCAAACGTGGCGCCTACGCTGCTCTCTCTTACATGTCCTGCGCAG TGATGCTTGTGCTGTTCAATAAAGCAGCTCTCTCTTCCTATGACTTCCCCTGTGTTAACATTATCACACTCTTTCAg ATGGTGTCCTCTACCTTGTTTCTATATACCTTGAGGCGCAAGAAGATTATCTCTTTCACAGCGGGTGATTCTGATAATAATGTCTCAGCTTTTGTGCCGTTGAAGACATTGTTTCACACCCTTCCTCTCTCAGTTGCCTATCTTCTCTACATg CTAGTCACTATGGCGTCTGTGAGAGGGGTTAATGTCCCCATGTACACCACGCTTAGGCGTACTACGGTGGCTTTTACTATGGTGATTGAGTACATGCTCACTGGTCAGAGATATACCCGGTCTATCATTGGAAG TGTTGGCGTTATCTTGTTTGGCGCATTTTTTGCTGGAGCTAGGGACTTGTCATTTGACTTTTATGGATATGGTGTCGTTTTCTTAGCCAACATAACAACAGCAGTTTATCTAGCAACCATCTCCCGGACTG GGAAATCAAGTGGCTTGAATAGCTTTGGCCTTATGTGGTGCAATG GAATTATATGCGGGCCAATATTGATGATATGGACATATGTTTGCGGTGACTTGGAGAGGACTATTAACTTTCCTCACCTCTTTTCTCCCGGTTTCATG GTTGTGTTACTCTCTTCGTGTGTGTTGGCTTTCTTCTTAAACTACTGTATTTTTCTTAACACCACTCTCAACTCGGCTGTCACGCAGACAATTTGTGGCAATATGAAG GACGTATTCACGGTTGGACTAGGCTGGATGTTCTTTGGTGGACTCCCATTCGACTTG ATGAATGTGATTGGACAGCTTTTTGGTTTCTTCGGGTCCGGTTTATATGCATACTATAAGATCATTGGGAGGTAA